Genomic segment of Nocardiopsis mwathae:
CCCCCGTGCCGACACGCCGGCCCTGACGGCCGCCCTGAAGGCGGCGGCGTCCGCCCGCAGCGCCCGTAAGGACGACCACCTCGCCCAGATCCGGGTGGACCCCCTGCACGTGGTGTGAGGCTACCTTCAGATCGCCAGATCGACCCTGCAGTGGGAGACCGCTGTTCGTGCCAACCTTGCGTCCGCTGTCACCAGCTCTGCCCCCTTCGTCGCAGCCAGCACAACGTAGGCCGCGTCATATGCGCTGATTGACGAGCGCAGCTGCCACATCGTCCAAAGAAGTGAATCCAGTGGAACGGTGGTGATTCCAAGCTGGGGCAGACGACTCACGGCGTGCGAGGCGACCTGCTCGTCGATTTTCCGTCCCAGCGTCAACCCGCGGATGGCAGAGAAGACCTCCGCCTTCACATGCTCGGGGGCATACCACTGCGTGTCCCTGCCGAGAGCCGCTCGCGCCTTGCGTCCACGCTGGTCGCTGTAGACGAGCAGGTTGGTGATCACGGATGCGTCAGCGACGATCACGCTGCTCCGCCCTTCTCCTGGAATCCCCCGTTCGAGAAGCCCATGTCCTCGTCGGGCCGGCTCGCCCTGATCAGGTCAGCAGCGTCCGGAGCATCCGGCCCGGCTCCCCCGCCCTCAGCGAGTTCGGCCTCGATGTCCGCCAGAATCTGACGGTTGCCGATGAACTTCACCTGTTGCTCGATCACGGCGAGGAGATACGCCTGCAACGACTTCCCTTGCTCTCGCGCCTCACGCATCAGAGCGTCGCGAGATTCCTCGGGCACACCGCGGATTGTTAGTACTACGCTCATGACTACATAATGCAGTCACATCGACGTCAAAATCCAGTCGTTTCCCTGACTCATTCCTAGCACCCGACGCCGAAGTCCGCCGTCCGCTGTTCGAGCGCGGGCGGATGACCCCACGGGCGACGCCCCGGCGTGCCCGCGCGTCCTCACTACCGGCGGCCGAGGCCGGCCGGGATGCCGGTGCCGCGCCCCGCGACGTCCTCGTCCGGGTAGGGCCACCAGGCGAGGTCGGCGAGGCCGGGGTCGAGCAGGGTGAACGCACCGAAGGCGGACCGGGCGCGTCCGCCGTCACCGGCGCCCGCGGAATCGGGTGGCAGGGCCAGCGCCAGGAACCCGCCGGGACACATGGCGGCGTGGAGGGCGTCGACGAGCCCGGCGGCCGGTGCGCCGCCGTCCTCCGGTGGCGCGGTGTCCACCAGGAAGAACGCGGCGGGCTCGCCGAAGTCGACGAGCCCGCGCAGGTCCAGCAGTGAGATGAGGGAGGCCGGGTCCGGCCGGTGGACCGCGGCCACGGAGACGGCCGCGTCCCCGGCCGCCCCGCACCCCCGTATCGGCACCGTGGATCCGGTTTCGACGTAGACGACCCGGGCGTCCGGCGCGTGCTCGTGCACGGCGCCGCCGATGCCGTCGTCGGCCGGCAGCCGGGAGCCGATGTCGACGAACTGGCGGATCCCCGCGTCGGCCGCGAGGTACCCGGCCGCGCGCCGGAGGAAGCCCCGCTTGGCGCGGGTGACCTCGGGAGGCTCGGCCGAGCCGGGTGCGGTGGGGCGTGCTGCGGCCCCCTGGTCCGCCGCGGACGGCGCATCCCCGTCCGCTCCGCGGCGCAGCCGGTGCTCGTCGATGCGGATCACGCGCGGGGGCGGCACATCGATCGCCGGTGGATCCTCGACGATGTGCAGTGCCCGCCGCTCGTCAGTCACGATCGCGTTCTCCGAACCCTCGGCCGGTGCCTGGGCGCGCGGAGCGGGGGGCGCGGATCGTGTCCTTGGCCCCCGGGTCACCGCCGCCGTGTCGTTAGCGCCCGATGGTATCGCGTGTGAGCTATCTCATTCACCCGACGCACGTCCACACCCTCGGCCCCGTCGTGCCCTTGACGCCGGGGACCCGAGGCATCTCACCGCAGTGCCCGGGGGTCGGGCACCGGTACGACACGGCCGTCGTCCTCGCGGTACTCCCAGCCCGGGCCCTGCGCGGCCAGCCGGGCGACGGCTTCGACCAGCCGGTCGACATGCTCCTCGGTGGTGCCCAGCCCGAGGCTCGCGCGCACCGCCTGGTCGTGCCCTTCGGGCAGCAGGTGGCGGGTGAGCAGGTGGGCGCAGAATAGCCCGTCGCGCACCCCGATCCCGTACTCGGCGGACAGCGCGGCGGCCACCAGGTCGGCGGGCAGCCCGTCGACCACGAAGGACACGATGCCCACGCGCGGGTGGTCGGCGTCCCACAGGGCGAGGTCGCGCACCCCCTCGGTCTCCGCGAGCCCCGCCCGCAGTCGGCCCAGGAGCGCCTGCTCCCGCGCGTGCAGCCGCTCCTGCCCGGCCTCGGTGAGGACGTCGCAGGCCGCGGCGAGCGCCACCGCGCCCAGCACGTTGGGGCTGCCCGCCTCGTGCCGCGCGGGCAGGTCGTTCCACCGCACGTCGTGTTCGGTGACGCTGCCGGTGGCGCCGCCACCCGCCAGGTAGGGGGTGGCGGCCTGCAGCCAGTCGGTGCGCCCGGCGAGAACGCCCGCCCCGAACGGAGCGTAGAGCTTGTGCCCGGAGAAGGCGACGTAGTCGGCACCTGTGGCGGCGAGGCTGAACGCGCGGTGCGGGACGAGCTGGGCGGCGTCGACGACGATGCGCGCACCGGCGGTGTGCGCGACGGCGGTCAGCTCCTCGATCGGCCAGATCTCGCCGGTGACGTTGGAGGCGCCGGTCACGCACAGCAGGCGCGGCCCTTCGGGGGCGGTGCGCAGGGCCTCGCGGGCCGCCGCCACGGCGGCGGACGGGCTGTGCGGCAGCGGCAGGCGGATGACCTGGCCCGCCCTGCTCCCCCGGTGCTGCCAGGGCAGCAGGCTGGCGTGGTGCTCGGCGGAGAAGACGACGACCGTGCAGTCCCGGGGGACCGAGCGGGCGAGCAGGTTCAGGGCGTCGGTGGTGCCGCGGACGAACACCACGGCGTCGTTGTGGCGCGCCCCGACGAATCGGGCCACCGACCGGCGCGCCTGCTCGTAGGCGTCGGTGCTGACCTGCGAGTGGTATCCGGCCCCCCGGTGCACGCTGGCGTAGTAGGGCAGGGCGGCGTCCAGGACCTCGCGCACCGCCGTGAGGCAGGGGGCGCTGGCGGCGTAGTCGAAGTTGGCGTAGGTGGCGCGCTCGCCGGTGACCAGGGGGATGCGGACGTCGGCTCCGACCACACCCACACCGGGTCCGGCGGTGGCGGGGCCGACGGCCGACGCGGCGCGGGCGGCCGGGTCACAGGCGGCGGGGCGGGTGGACGGGGTGGCGGTGACAGCGGTCATCGTGGCTCCTCCTGGGGCCGTCAGGGACCCCGGGGAGCATGGCGGCGCATACGGCGCCGCCGTGGTCCGAACCCGGTGGGGTCCGCGCTTGCCTGACACGTGTACGGAATGCGGTCGTGTCTCGACCTGGTCCTCACCCGGGGCACCCCACCGCGGAAGGAGGGTTGCCGGCCAGCAAGCCGGGGCTTGACGCTGGCGCTCATGACCTGCCAGGCACTATAGCGCACTCGCACAGCGCCCGTACCGGCCCCTCCCTCTCTTGCCGGATCCGCCGATCCGGCGGCCGCAACCGCCCCCGGCGTCCGATGCCCGACCCGGTCGGCGGCGAGCGTTGACAACGCGGCACACTCATCGGAGATACTGAGGGCGACTGCCCTCCCGCTGTGGACGTCGGGTCCGCCCTGCCGTCCTGCCAGGCGAGAGACTCCAGCACAACCGGGGTTTCCGCCTGCCCACCGGAGGGATTTCCACCGTGCACGAACGCGATCGGCTGCAGCGCCTCCTCGACGATCCCGAGGTCGTCCTCGTCTCCGGCTACGCCCGTCTCCCCGACTCGGTGGCGAGCCACTCCCAGTACGAACGGCTCGGCGTCGTGCTCGCCGTGCACCTGGCCGACGGCCGGATCGTCGCCGCCGACACCACTCTCCTCACCGATCTGGCCAAGGAGTTCTTCCGCGTGCTGGTCGAGGGGTTGTCGGTCCGCGACGACATCGCCGAGATCGTCGAACGCGTTCAGACCCGCTACGCCGGGCAGTCCGGGGCCGCCCTGACCACGGCCCTGCGCCGCTGCCTGGAGACCTACCACCAGCTCCGCGAGTCCCGAGCGGCCGCGCGGTAGCGGCTCGGTGGGATGCGCGACACGCACTCGACACGGACACGACACGGAAGGGACGCCGCCGACAGTGGACACACCGACTCCGGCCAGCGACCGCCCGGCCCGGCCACTGGCGGGCGTGCGGGTGGCCGACCTGTCCCGGGTCCTGGCCGGGCCCTACGCCACGATGCTCCTGGCCGACCTCGGCGCCGAGGTCGTCAAGGTCGAACACCCCGAGCTCGGGGACGACACCCGCTCCTGGGGCCCGCCGTGGGCGGGGGGCGAGTCCGCCTACTATCTCTCGGTCAACCGGGGCAAGCGGAGTCTCGCCGTCGACCTGAAGGACGAGGAGGGGTTGACGGCCGTCCGCGAGCTGTGCGCCCGCGCCGACGTGGTGATCCAGAACTTCCGCCCCGGCGTGATCGAGCGCCTGGGCCTGGACCACGCCGCGGTCTCCGCCCGCAACCCCGCCGTCGTGTACTGCTCCATCACCGGTTTCGGCCCCGAGCACGCGCCCGAGGGGCGTCCCGGCTTCGACATCATCGTGCAGGCGGAGAGCGGCCTGATGGCGGCCACCGGTGAACCCGGCGGGGCGCCCTGCAAGGTCGGGGTCGCCATGACCGACGTGCTCACCGGGCTGAACGCGGCGGTGGCGATCCTCGGCGCCCTGCTGCGCGCCCGCACCACCGGCGTCGGCGAGCACATCACCGCTTCGCTCGTCAACTCGGCGCTCTCCAGCCTGGTCAACCTCACCCAGCAGGCGCTGGTGACCGGTGAGGACCCGCCGCGCCTGGGCAACGCCCACTCCACGATCGTGCCCTACCAGGCGTTCCCGACCGCGGACGCCGACATCGTCATCGCCGCCGGGAACGACGCGCTGTACCGCAGGCTGTGCGCCGCGCTGGACCGCGCCGACCTGGCCGAGGACCCCCGCTACGCCACCAACCCCCAGCGTGTGGCGCACCGCGCGGAGCTGGTCGCCGAGATCGGCGCGACGCTGCGCGCCCGCCCCTCGGAAGAGTGGGTGAAGCTCCTGCTGGCCGCCGGGGTGCCCGTCGGCAAGGTACGCGGCGTCCTGGACGCGATCCGCAGCGCCGAGGCGGCCGGGGACGACGTGCTGCTGGGCGTCGACCACCCGGTGGCCGGACCGATGGAGCAGATCCGGGCCGGCTTCCGGCTGGAGTCGACCCCGGCGGGCACCGGAGCCGGCGGCCCGCTCCTGCCTCCGCCGCTGCTCGGCCAGCATTCGGTCGAGGTGCTGCGCGAGCTGGCGGTACCCGAGGACCGCATCGGCGCCCTGCTCGAACGCGGCGCCGTGCATCAGTCAACCGCTTCCGGCACCGGGATCGGAACGATCGGAAAGGACGTCCCCCGATGAGCGAACGGCACAGGGCCGCACCGCCCGACCCGCATGACTTCCTGGCCGTGGACGGATCGCTGTCCGGCGAGGAGCGCGACATCCGCGACACCGTGCGCGACTTCGCCGACCGTGAGCTGCGGCCGCACGTGGCCGACTGGTTCGATGCCGGGACCATCCCCGACCCGCGTTCGCTGGCCAAGGCGTTCGGCGACCTCGGCGTGTTCGGGATGCACCTGGAGGGCTACGGCTGCGCGGGGGTGAGCGCCGTGGAGTACGGGCTGGCCTGCCGTGAACTGGAGGCGGTCGACTCGGGGCTGCGCAGCTTCGTGTCGGTGCAGGGGTCGCTGGCGATGACCGCGATCCACAAGTTCGGGTCCGAGGAGCAGAAGGAGCACTGGCTGCCGCGCATGGCGGCCGGCGAGGCGATCGGCTGCTTCGGGCTGACCGAGCCCGATTCCGGCAGCGACCCGGGCTCGATGCGGACGCGCGCCCGCCGCGACGGCGCGGACTGGGTGCTCGACGGCACCAAGATGTGGATCACCAACGGGTCGATCGCCGACGTGGCGGTCGTGTGGGCGGTGACCGACGACGGAATCCGCGGCTTCGCGGTGCCCACCGACGCCCCCGGGTTCACCGCCAACGTCGTCCACAAGAAGCTCTCACTGCGCGCCTCGATCACCTCGGAGCTGGTCCTGGACGGGGTGCGCCTGCCGGGCGACGCCGTGCTCCCCGGCTCGACAGGGCTCGGGTCCCCGCTGTCCTGCCTCAACGAGGCGCGGTACGGGATCGTGTGGGGGGCCGCCGGAGCGGCGCGCGCCTGCTACGCGGCCGCACTGGAGTACGCGACGACCCGTGAGCAGTTCGGCCGGCCCATCGGCGGCTTCCAGCTCACCCAGCGCAAGCTCGCCGACATGCTCGTCGACGTCAACCAGGCAGGGCTCACCGCGCTGCAGATCGGGCGGCTCAAGGACCGCGGCGAATGCCACCGCGACCACGTGAGCTTCGGCAAGTTCGCCTGCGTGGCGGCGGCCCAGCGGGTGGCGGCCACGGCACGCTCGATCCACGGCGCCAACGGCATCACGCTGGAATACCCGGTGCTGCGGCACCTGCTGAACCTGGAGACGGTCGCGACCTACGAGGGCACCGAGGAGATCCACGCGCTCAGCCTCGGCCAGGCCGTGACCGGCCTCTCCGCGTTTCGCTGACGGCCGGGGGCTCGCTCCACTCGGCGTACCCAGCACAATAGTGGGGAGCCGAATTAGGGAGATGTCGATGGGGAACGACACGAGTCACTTCCGGATGACGAAGTTGCGGCGCACCGCCAACGCCGTCATCGGGGGCTTCATCAAGTACGGGGCCAGCCCGTCGGACATGCAGCTGCTCACCACACGCGGCCGCAAGTCCGGCTTCCTGCGGACGACACCGGTGAGCCTGGTGGAGAACGAGCAGGGCCGGTTCCTCGTCGCTCCGTACGGGGAAGTCGACTGGGTCCTCAACATCCGCAAGGACGGGTACGCCACCCTGCGCCACGGCGGCTGGATCGAGCTGATCAGCGTCGTCGAGGTCGACCCCGAGCGCGCGGCCCCGGTCCTGCGGGAGTACCTGCAGCACCCGCGCGTCGCCATCGTCGGCCCCTACTTCAAGGCGGCCCCCGACTCCCCCCTCGAATGGTTCGCCGACGAGGCGCACACCCACCCCGTCTTCGAGATCGTCCGCAGCACCACGGTCCGCATCTGAGACCGCCCGGAAGGGCACATGGCGAAGGCGCGGTGGGGCGTCCCCGCGCTCGCGGGGACGCCCCTCGTCCGCCCGCGGACGGCGGATGCCCTGCCTCGGCACCGCATCCGCCGCCTACATCCAAAGCATCACGCGATCTCGGCTGCGTGCAGGACGACCGCGGCCGGCCCACCCCGCCACCCTGGAACGGCCATCGGCGCCGCCGTGCGCCCACCGGTCGACCGCGGGGAGAGAGTCGGATCATGGTACAGAGCCGGACACAAAGCGCTGAGTCGCCACCGTCCGGGTCCAGTGCACGGCTGCCGCTCCTGGACGTGCTGCGTGGCGTGGCCATCATCGGCACGCTCGGCACCAACGTGTGGATCTTCGCCTCGCTAGGGGCCGAGGCCTCCCTGCTCAGCGGGGGCGGCGAATTCGGCACGATCGACGAGGCCCTGGCGGATCCGTCCGCGGAGTCGGTGGTCACCGGAGTGTTCCGCTGGTTCGCCAACGGCAAGTTCCTGACCATGCTGACGGTGCTGTTCGGTGTCGGACTGGCCATCCAGTTCCGTTCGGCGGCCAAGCGCGGCGCGCGGTGGCCGGGACCCTACATGTGGCGGGCGCTGTTCCTGTTCTTCGAGGGCCTGGTCCACTTCACCCTGGTCTTCGCCTACGACGTACTGATGGGATACGCGGTCACGGCCATCGTCGTGGCCTGGCTGCTGACCCGTTCGGAACGCGCGCGGAGCATCGCCATGTGGTCGGGCGCGGTGCTGAACGTGGCGTTCATGTCGCTGCTGACCGCCGGTCTGGTCTATGTGACCCGCGCCTTCGACGGCCCCGACGCCGCGGCGGCCGACCCCCCGCGGCCCGACCCGGAGGCCGTCCGCCTCTTCGCCGAAGGCGGCTACCTGGAACAGGTGGCCTGGCGGCTGGACAACTTCTTCGGCGTGCTGCGCGCGGAGCCGGTCATCGCGTTCCCGCTCATGGTGTTCCTGTTCCTGCTGGGCATCCGGCTGTTCCGCGCCGGCGCGTTCGGCGACGACGCGACCGGGCGGCGCATCCGCCTGCGGCTCATGGCCTGGGGCCTGGGCGCCGGTATCCCGCTGCACGCCGCCACCGCCCTGATCGGCCCCGAGTTCTTCCTGGTCGACCGCTACGTGGCCGCCCCCATCGTCGGCATCGGGCTGCTCGGCCTGGTCGGTTGGATCATGGACCGCGTCCGCACCACGGGGCCGCTGGTCACCGGGGTGTCCGCCCTCGGCCGGGCGGCCCTCAGCGGCTATGTCCTGCAGAACGTGATGGCCATGCTGGCCTGCTACGGCATCGGCCTCGGCTTGGCCGCGCGGCTCTCCGGAACCGGGCCGTGGTGGGTGATCGGCCTGTGGGCGGCGATCTCCCTCACCCTGATGGCCGGCGCCACCCTATGGCTCCGCCGCTTCGACCACGGCCCCTTCGAGACCTTGCAGAAGTGGACCCTGTCCGAAATCCCCGACCGGCGTAGCGAAGCCTCACGCTGATCCGGCCCGGTAGTGAGACCAGCCGGGCCCGGCTTCCGCTGCGGAAGCCGGGCCGGTGCGTCTCAGGCAACCGTGTCGAAAGATCGCGACCGCGGCGGATCAATGGAAGAGGTCCTCGGCCTTACTGACCTTCGCCGCCCGCCGCACCCATCGACTGAGCACCTCAAGGTCGGTGCAATCCCGAATCCGCTTCTGCTGTTCGGCGTTCACCTTCAGACCCCGGGCTTCGAGGAAGGTGATGATGTCCTCCGCCTTACCCTCCGCCTTACCCTCCGCCTTACCTTCAGCGATGTGCTTGCGGGCGAAGTCCGTCTGCCACTCGTAGGTTCCGGTCGCCATCAGGTCCTCCCAGGTCTTCCGCGCCGCCGAGCTGAACCTGCACATACGGCACTCTCGGAAGACCGCAGCCGCAGTGAGTCAGTCGAAGAGGTCCTCGGCCTTACTGACCTTCGCCGCCCGCCGCACCCATCGACTGAGCACCTCAAGGTCGGTGCAATCCCGAATCCGCTTCTGCTGTTCGGCGTTCACCTTCAGACCCCGGGCTTCGAGGAAGGTGATGATGTCCTCCGCCTTACCCTCCGCCTTGCCTTCAGCGATGTGCTTGCGGGCGAAGTCCGTCTGCCACTCGTAGGTTCCGGTCGCCATCAGGTCCTCCCAGGTCTTCCGCGCCGCCGAGCTGAACCTGCACATACGGCACTCTCGGAAGACCGCAGCCGCAGTGAGTCAGTCGAAGAGGTCCTCGGCCTTACTGACCTTCGCCGCCCGCTGCACCCATCGACTGAGCACCTCAAGGTCGGTGCAATCCCGAATCCGCTTCTGCTGTTCGGCGTTCACCTTCAGACCCCGGGCTTCGAGGAAGGTGATGATGTCCTCCGCCTTACCCTCCGCCTTGCCTTCAGCGATGTGCTTGCGGGCGAAGTCCGTCTGCCACTCGTAGGTTCCGGTCGCCATCAGGTCCTCCCAGGTCTTCCGCGCCGCCGAGCTGAGCTTGGACGCGATGAAGTCATTGTAGATAAGCGTTCGGTCTTCGGGCACTGCGTCCAGTGCGTACTGTGTGGCTTTGAGGACCGACTCGTTGTCGCCATGCGCCGCTGCCGACAGCACCGACAGTTCCGGGGATGAGCGGGCTTGTACCGGGTCCTCCACCACCGGGATATCCGACGGCCCGAGTACCCACGGGCGCAGGACCATGCCGTCAGGGTCGCCTTCGATCACCAGCGGGGTACGTGCCCACTCGGCTGTCTTCTCGTCTGGGCACACCACCAGGAGGCGGACAGGGCGCTTTAGCCGGGCGCGCAGGGCACAGACGTACACCGGCCACGTATAGGGCTTGTCATCATCCTTGTTCAGCTGCACCTCGACGGCGACCGCCAGTCTCGTCCGACCGTCTCTCAGCTGCACGACCCCGTCAGCCGTGTAGCAGACAGGCCTCAGCTGGGGAACGTCGGGACAGCCCAGGATCGCTTCCGTGTACTCCGGAAGCTGAGCTCCGAGGACGTCGCGCAGCACCTCAGGAGCCAACTCGGGGCGGTTGTGGAACAGGCGAACCAGTAGTTCGTGCTCGAAAGAGGGCATGGCGGGACGCTACCGAAGGTGACCGGTAGATTCCGAAGAATCACGGGGAATCCGTCTACCTCGGCTTTTCTTCCCCTGTTATAGGTGGCCCGAAAAGGCCGAGGCCCGTCTCCCATAGCGGGGAGACGGGCCTCGGGCGTGGCTGCGTTCGCCGGGGTGACCGGGGGGCTCCTAGGCGCCCACGGCGGACTTGAGGGCCTCGGCGCGGGTGGGCTGCTCCCAGGTGAACTCGGGGAGCTCGCGGCCGAAGTGGCCGTAGGCCGCGGTGTTGGAGTAGATCGGGCGCAGCAGGTCGAGGTCGCGGACGATGGCGGCCGGGCGGAGGTCGAAGACCTCCAGGACGGCCTTCTCGATGACGTCCGGGGCGACCTGCTCGGTGCCGAAGGTCTCGATGAACACACCGACCGGGTGGGCCTTGCCGATCGCGTAGGCCACCTGGACCTCGGCGCGGTCGGCGAGGCCGGCCGCGACGATGTTCTTGGCGACCCAGCGGGTGGCGTAGGCGGCGGAGCGGTCGACCTTGGACGGGTCCTTGCCCGAGAAGGCGCCGCCGCCGTGGCGTGCGTAGCCGCCGTAGGTGTCGACGATGATCTTGCGCCCGGTGAGGCCCGCGTCGCCCATCGGGCCGCCGATCTCGAAGCGGCCGGTCGGGTTGACCAGCAGCCGGTAGTCGTCGGCATCCAGACCGTAGTCGGCGACGACCGGAGCGATCACGTGCTCTTTGACATCGGGCGCGAGGAGCTCGCCCAGGTCGATGTCGGGAGCGTGCTGGCTGGAGACCACGACGGTGTCCAGGCGGACCGGGGTCTGGCCGTCGTACTCGACCGTGACCTGCGTCTTGCCGTCGGGGCGCAGGTAGGGGACGGTGCCGTCGTGGCGGACCGCGGAGAGCCGCTGGGACAGCGCGTGCGCGAGCTTGATCGGCAGCGGCATGAGCTCGGGGGTCTCGCGGTTGGCGTAGCCGAACATCAGGCCCTGGTCGCCCGCGCCCTGGCGGTCGAGCTCGTCGCCCTCGTTCTCCACACGGGCCTCGTAGGCGGTGTCGACACCCTGAGCGATGTCCGGCGACTGGGCGTCGATGGAGACGCTGACGCCGCAGGAGGCCCCGTCGAAGCCCTTCGCGGAGGAGTCGTAGCCGATGTCGAGGATCTTCTTGCGGACGATCTCGGGGATGTCGACGTAGGTCTTGGTGGTGACCTCACCGGCGATGTGCACCTGCCCGGTGGTGATCAGCGTCTCGACCGCGACCCGGCTCTTGGGGTCGTCGGTGAGCATCGCGTCGAGGATCGCGTCACTGATCTGGTCGGCCATCTTGTCGGGGTGGCCTTCGGTGACCGACTCGGAGGTGAAAAGGCGACGGGACACGTTACGTGACTCCTTGCAGCGGCTGCTGGCTGACAGTTGTCGGGTCGGCACGGCGCTCGCCGAGGCGGTGGGGGTCCCCGGTGATAACCGACCGAAGCGATTGGTTTATTGGCTTCACTGTAGTGGGGCTTCCACCCCCGTGCTGCGAGGGCCGGATGTGGCGATCCGCATCCGCCGCCCCCCGGACGTCGACATCCGGGGCACAGCGGTGCGACGCCGCTTCCAACGTCTCTGACGGCAGTGTGACGCACAGGGCACCGGAAAATCCAGACTTACGGCCATACCTGGCGTGTACTGGGATTTTCCGTGCCGCAGGGCGAAACGAAGTTGCTGCCCACGCAACACTACCGCCGGGTATCAACCCGCGGCCAGGCGGTCCGCGACGAGATCCCAGACACGGTCGGCGAGGTCGTCCTTGGGACCGTAGGGGATGTCGGTCGCCGACCCGTCGGCGCCCAGTACGACGGCCTGGTTGTCCTCGGTACCGAAGGCCCTCCCGCCGCCGACCTGGTTGACGACGAGCAGGTCGCAGCCCTTACGGGCGAGCTTGGCGCGGCCGTGCTCCAGGACGTGGTCGGTCTCGGCGGCGAAGCCGACGATGACCTGCTGCGGGTGGGCGCGGTCACGGGTGAGCCCGGCGAGGATGTCGGGGTTCTCCACCAGCTCGATGGGGTCGGGGCCGACGCCGGCACGCTTCTTGATCTTGCCGGAGGCGCGCCGGGCCGGACGGAAGTCGGCGACGGCGGCGGCCATCACGACGGCATCGGCCTTGCCGTACTCGGCCCGTACCGCCTCCTCCAGCTCGACGGCGGAGCCCACCCGGCGCACGTCGGCGCCGGCCGGGTCGGGCAGGGCCACGTTGACCGAGATCAGGGTCACCTCTGCACCGCGCGCGACCGCCGTGGCCGCCAGCGCGTACCCCTGGCGCCCTGAGGAGCGGTTGCCGAGGAAGCGGACCGGGTCGATCTCCTCCCGCGTGCCGCCCGCGGTGACCAGGACGCGCCGCCCCGCGAGGTCGGCGCCGAGGTCGCCGCGTGCCAGTACCCGGCGCGCGGCGGCGAACAGGTCGGCGGGATCGGGCAGCCGCCCGCGGCCGGTGTCGGCCCCGGTGAGCCGCCCGACGGCGGGGTCGAGC
This window contains:
- the metK gene encoding methionine adenosyltransferase; the encoded protein is MSRRLFTSESVTEGHPDKMADQISDAILDAMLTDDPKSRVAVETLITTGQVHIAGEVTTKTYVDIPEIVRKKILDIGYDSSAKGFDGASCGVSVSIDAQSPDIAQGVDTAYEARVENEGDELDRQGAGDQGLMFGYANRETPELMPLPIKLAHALSQRLSAVRHDGTVPYLRPDGKTQVTVEYDGQTPVRLDTVVVSSQHAPDIDLGELLAPDVKEHVIAPVVADYGLDADDYRLLVNPTGRFEIGGPMGDAGLTGRKIIVDTYGGYARHGGGAFSGKDPSKVDRSAAYATRWVAKNIVAAGLADRAEVQVAYAIGKAHPVGVFIETFGTEQVAPDVIEKAVLEVFDLRPAAIVRDLDLLRPIYSNTAAYGHFGRELPEFTWEQPTRAEALKSAVGA
- the coaBC gene encoding bifunctional phosphopantothenoylcysteine decarboxylase/phosphopantothenate--cysteine ligase CoaBC, translating into MKTERVPEVVLGVGAGIAAYKVCELLRLFTESGHRVQVVPTADALRFVGEPTWAALSGRPVATGVWDAVHEVPHVRIGQRADLVFVAPTTADLLAKAAHGLADDLLTNTLLTARCPVVFAPAMHTEMWEHPATQANVATLRSRGAIVLDPAVGRLTGADTGRGRLPDPADLFAAARRVLARGDLGADLAGRRVLVTAGGTREEIDPVRFLGNRSSGRQGYALAATAVARGAEVTLISVNVALPDPAGADVRRVGSAVELEEAVRAEYGKADAVVMAAAVADFRPARRASGKIKKRAGVGPDPIELVENPDILAGLTRDRAHPQQVIVGFAAETDHVLEHGRAKLARKGCDLLVVNQVGGGRAFGTEDNQAVVLGADGSATDIPYGPKDDLADRVWDLVADRLAAG